The following are encoded together in the Cicer arietinum cultivar CDC Frontier isolate Library 1 chromosome 2, Cicar.CDCFrontier_v2.0, whole genome shotgun sequence genome:
- the LOC101493373 gene encoding folate synthesis bifunctional protein, mitochondrial gives MNTLKYLGARRSQLCVVRNYLKALGFSSLHTAPNSSIELQTQDEEVVIALGSNVGDRVHNFKEALKLMRNSGIHITRHACLYETAPAYVTDQPRFINSAVRAITKLGPHELLAALKRIEKDLGRTVGIRYGPRPIDLDILFYGKFKVRSDILTIPHERIWERPFVMAPLMDLLGTAIDSDTAASWHSFSGHSGGLSAVWEKLGGESLIGEEGMYRVMPVANGLLDWSQKTLVMGILNLTPDSFSDGGNFQSVKSAVLQARLMISEGADIIDIGAQSTRPMAPRISVEDELGRLLPVLEAVSSLPEVKGKLISVDTFYSEVASEAVRRGAHLINDVSAGKLDKNMFKVMADLDVPYVAMHMRGDPCTMQNSENLKYDNVCKDISSELYSRVREAEMAGIPAWRIIMDPGIGFSKKTEDNLEVLTGIPDIRADISERSLGISHAPILIGPSRKRFLGEICSRPSAVERDPATVASVTAGVLCGANIVRVHNVKDNLDAVKLCDAMRRQKSFPMKFRE, from the exons ATGAATACACTGAAGTATCTGGGGGCACGCAGGAGTCAGCTCTGTGTTGTCAGAAACTACCTTAAAG CACTGGGTTTTTCCTCTCTTCACACAGCTCCAAACTCCTCTATAGAACTTCAAACTCAAGATGAAGAAGTAGTGATTGCTTTGGGAAGTAATGTAGGTGATAGAGTCCATAATTTCAAGGAAGCCTTGAAATTGATGAGGAACTCAGGCATACACATCACAAGACATGCATGTCTGTATGAAACAGCACCAGCGTATGTTACTGACCAACCTCGCTTTATCAACTCTGCAGTAAGAGCCATTACTAAACTCGGTCCACATGAATTATTGGCTGCACTCAAAAGAATCGAGAAGGACTTGGGCCGTACTGTTGGTATAAGGTATGGTCCAAGGCCAATTGACTTAGATATTTTATTCTATGGTAAATTTAAAGTCAGATCTGATATTCTTACGATACCTCATGAAAGAATTTGGGAACGACCGTTTGTTATGGCCCCTTTGATGGATTTACTCGGAACAGCTATTGACAGTGATACAGCAGCTAGCTGGCATTCATTTTCAGGCCATTCTGGTGGATTATCTGCTGTATGGGAAAAATTAGGTGGTGAATCCCTTATCGGAGAGGAAGGTATGTATAGGGTAATGCCTGTTGCAAATGGCTTGCTTGACTGGTCGCAGAAAACATTGGTCATGGGAATCCTTAATTTGACTCCAGATAGTTTTAGTGATGGGGGAAATTTCCAGTCTGTGAAGTCTGCTGTTTTGCAGGCTCGGTTAATGATATCAGAGGGTGCTGATATAATTGATATTGGTGCTCAGTCTACTCGGCCGATGGCACCAAGGATCTCTGTTGAAGATGAATTAGGTAGATTACTCCCTGTCCTGGAAGCTGTATCATCGTTACCTGAGGTAAAAGGAAAACTCATATCTGTTGATACTTTCTACTCTGAAGTTGCATCAGAGGCAGTGCGTAGAGGGGCTCATCTTATAAATGACGTATCCGCTGGgaaattagataaaaatatgtttaaggTCATGGCAGATCTTGATGTTCCTTATGTTGCAATGCACATGAGGGGTGATCCGTGTACAATGCAGAATAGCGAAAACCTGAAATATGATAATGTTTGCAAGGATATATCCTCGGAATTATACTCCCGTGTTAGAGAGGCAGAAATGGCGGGAATCCCAGCATGGAGGATTATTATGGACCCTGGAATTGGATTCTCAAAGAAAACTGAAGACAATTTAGAGGTCCTCACTGGAATACCCGATATCAGGGCAGATATTTCGGAAAGAAGTTTGGGCATCTCTCATGCTCCTATACTAATTGGACCTTCAAGAAAGAGATTTTTAGGTGAAATATGCTCTCGCCCTTCTGCGGTTGAGAGGGATCCTGCTACCGTTGCTTCTGTCACTGCCGGTGTGTTGTGTGGAGCTAATATCGTTCGAGTGCATAATGTCAAAGATAACCTTGATGCTGTGAAGCTTTGTGATGCAATGCGAAGACAAAAAAGTTTTCCCATGAAATTTAGAGAGTGA
- the LOC101494231 gene encoding uncharacterized protein: MAMIQGVQKNTLYVGGLAEEVNESILHAAFIPFGDIKDVKTPLDQATQKHRSFGFVTFLEREDASAAMDNMDGAELYGRVLTVNYALPERIKGGEQGWAAQPIWADADTWFERQQQEEDMRRLEAENKAAMQAAEELHRKQVAQEREGEKEEESEIKDDPMARAEAEVVQ; encoded by the exons ATGGCGATGATTCAAGGTGTGCAAAAGAACACCCTATACGTCGGAGGTTTAGCGGAGGAAGTCAACGAATCCATCCTTCATGCGGCATTCATACCCTTCGGTGACATCAAAGACGTCAAAACCCCACTCGATCAAGCCACTCAGAAGCATCGCTCCTTTGGCTTCGTCACTTTCCTCGAGAGGGAAGACGCTTCCGCCGCCATGGATAATATGGACGGTGCCGAACTCTACGGTCGTGTCCTTACCGTTAATTACGCCCTTCCTGAACGCATTAAGGGTGGTGAACAAGGCTGGGCTGCTCAACCAA tTTGGGCGGATGCGGATACTTGGTTTGAGCGGCAGCAACAAGAGGAGGACATGCGTCGTCTTGAAGCAGAGAATAAAGCTGCAATGCAGGCTGCTGAAGAACTGCATAGGAAGCAAGTAGCCCAAGAGCGAGAAGGAGAGAAAGAAGAGGAAAGTGAGATCAAGGATGATCCTATGGCAAGGGCTGAAGCAGAGGTTGTTCAATAG
- the LOC101494538 gene encoding pentatricopeptide repeat-containing protein At1g69290 yields the protein MSIDRVLRFVNYRRFSSTPEIPSLYSFLQPTLFSLNKPNFEEPQNLPTPTPKSLSLTPHQISSLETTLHKSLLTTQTDEAWKSFKTLTTHNSFPSKPLTNSLLTHLSSLADIHNLKRAFASTLFLIQKNPNILHSQTIHTILLSMKSANTASPAFSLVTSLFRNRFFIPFHSWGPVLVDIARNNNNLAAFLPLFEHNCRVASDEKLDFMIPDVSACNAALEACCFHLQSVTDADRVVGIMSNLRVKPDEFSFGFLAYLYALKELQDKIDELKVLMGEFGYSNNKCFFSNLISGYVKSGNLASAELTIFSSLNDRDGEYWNFDRDTFCVLVKEYLQKGNVKGLANLIIEAQKLETSNIKVDDSIGFGIVSACVSIGLSDKAHSILDEMNALGGSVGLGVYVPILKAYCKENRTAEATLLVMEISSSGLRLDMATYDALIETSMSGQDFQSAFSLFRDMREARIPDLKGSYLTMMTGLMENHRPELMAAFLDEVVEDPRIEVGTHDWNSIIHAFCKSGRLEDARRTFRRMMFLQFEPNDQTYLSLINGYVSAEKYFDVMMLWNEVKRKLPVDGQKGVKFDQNLVDAFLYAMVKGGFFDAVMQVVEKSKEMKIFVDKWRYKQAFMETHKKLKIARLRKKNFRKMEALIAFKNWAGLNA from the coding sequence ATGTCCATTGATAGAGTTTTGAGGTTTGTTAATTACAGAAGATTCTCCTCCACACCTGAAATCCCCTCTCTTTATTCCTTCCTTCAACCAACTTTGTTTTCTCTCAACAAACCCAATTTTGAAGAACCCCAAAATCTCCCAACTCCAACACCAAAGTCACTCTCCCTGACACCTCACCAAATTAGCAGTCTCGAAACAACACTCCACAAATCACTCCTCACTACTCAAACAGATGAAGCTTGGAAATCATTCAAAACACTCACTACCCACAATTCCTTCCCATCTAAACCCCTCACCAATTCCCTTCTCACTCACTTATCCTCTCTCGCTGATATTCACAATCTCAAAAGAGCTTTCGCTTCCACTCTCTTTCTCATCCAAAAAAACCCTAACATTCTCCATTCACAAACTATCCATACCATTCTTCTTTCCATGAAATCTGCCAACACTGCTTCCCCTGCTTTTTCACTTGTCACCTCTCTCTTCCGTAACAGATTTTTCATCCCTTTCCACTCGTGGGGCCCTGTTCTCGTTGATATTGCCAGGAACAATAACAACCTTGCTGCTTTTTTGCCTCTTTTTGAACATAATTGCAGGGTTGCTTCCGATGAGAAGCTTGATTTCATGATACCTGATGTTTCTGCTTGTAATGCTGCTCTTGAAGCTTGCTGTTTTCACCTCCAATCCGTTACCGATGCTGACAGAGTCGTTGGAATTATGTCCAATCTTCGTGTTAAACCTGATGAGTTTAGTTTTGGATTTTTAGCTTATTTATATGCGCTTAAAGAATTACAAGATAAGATAGATGAGTTAAAAGTTTTGATGGGTGAATTTGGTTATTCAAACAATAAATGctttttttctaatttgattagTGGCTACGTTAAGTCTGGTAATTTAGCTTCTGCGGAGTTAACTATTTTCAGTAGTTTGAATGATAGAGATGGGGAATATTGGAATTTTGATAGAGACACTTTTTGTGTTCTTGTTAAGGAATATCTTCAGAAGGGGAATGTTAAGGGTTTAGCTAatttgattattgaagctcagaAGTTAGAGACTTCAAATATCAAAGTTGATGACTCTATAGGTTTTGGAATTGTTAGTGCATGTGTTAGTATTGGACTATCGGATAAAGCACATAGTATTCTTGATGAAATGAATGCTTTGGGAGGCTCTGTGGGTCTTGGTGTCTATGTACCTATTTTGAAAGCTTACTGTAAAGAAAATCGAACTGCTGAGGCTACTCTATTGGTGATGGAGATTAGTAGTTCAGGTCTTCGGTTGGATATGGCAACCTATGATGCTCTGATAGAAACGTCCATGTCCGGTCAAGACTTCCAATCGGCCTTTTCGTTGTTTAGGGACATGAGAGAGGCGAGGATTCCTGATTTGAAAGGGAGTTACTTAACTATGATGACGGGTTTGATGGAGAACCATCGACCTGAGTTGATGGCAGCTTTCTTAGATGAGGTGGTTGAGGATCCTCGTATTGAAGTAGGTACTCATGATTGGAATTCTATAattcatgctttttgtaaatccGGGAGACTGGAAGATGCAAGAAGGACTTTCAGAAGGATGATGTTCCTGCAATTTGAGCCTAATGATCAGACATACTTGTCGCTGATTAATGGATATGTTTCGGCAGAGAAATATTTTGATGTGATGATGCTGTGGAATGAGGTTAAGCGCAAGTTACCGGTGGATGGGCAGAAGGGGGTCAAATTTGACCAGAATCTAGTCGATGCATTCCTTTATGCTATGGTGAAGGGTGGTTTTTTTGATGCTGTGATGCAAGTTGTGGAGAAATCTAAAGAGatgaaaatatttgttgataAGTGGAGATACAAGCAAGCATTCATGGAAACTCATAAAAAGCTCAAAATTGCCAGgttaagaaaaaagaatttcagAAAAATGGAAGCGCTTATTGCTTTCAAGAATTGGGCTGGCTTAAATGCATGA